Genomic DNA from Candidozyma auris chromosome 1, complete sequence:
CCACTGTCCGATGTAGAGTTTAATTCAAGTGAGCGACTCACGCGGTTCTTTGAGGCATTGGCAAGCTGCTCACGCAAAGTCGTTATAAGTGATTCCTTATCGCTGATCTTTTGTCTTGCTTGAGCCAACCTTTCGCTGATCTCGTTgacttgttcaagcttAATGTTCTGAGCCTTCAATGCCATTTCAGATTGCGACGCCAATATTTCGATTCTTTCATCTTTCTCATTAAGTTTTTGTTGCAAAGTATGGTAGTTTTCAATGCTTTCAGATAATCTTCTCGACAACTCTATGCTAGATTGTTCTCTCTCTTTAAAAAGGGATTGTAAATTGGAAACAAATGAGTTTAGCTGATCTTTGTCACGCTTAAGCTGttcaatctcttctctcaAGTTCTTCTGCATACTGCCCCAGacttctttctctgctttCAAGCTCTCTGCAGAGGCCTTTATCTCTGCATAGTTCTTCTCGAGATCACGGAACTCGTTTGATTTCGTCACCAATATTGACTCGTGCTTGGACGTTTGCTCTTTCCAGAAGGCAACCTCCCGACTCGTGTTTTGAAGCTCGCGATTCGATATATcgagaagcttcttgacgTGCTCGAACCTATTCTCAACTATCGCAGCATCATGCTTGGCTGAGCTAAGCTTTGTCTGCATCTCTTCATACGAGGCATTTGCGGACGCTAATCTGTCCATGAGCGACTTTATCTTCTCACTGGATTCTGACTGAAGTGTCTTCAAATTCTGCTCATGCTCCTTGATATTGCTCTTGAGTTCACTATTAGCCTCCGTAAGAAGCTTCACTTCAACCGTGCCATTTTCCGATCCACCTGCCGGACTCGAGCCGTTCAACGATTTAATAagatctctttcttttgtaaCAGCTTCAAGACGGATATTAACACTATCGAGCTCACCTTGCAATGTCAAGATAGCTTCTCTAGCCTCTTCTACAGCAGCTGATTCAAGACcctcattctcttcttccttcgCTTCAAGTTGCTTACCAAGCAGCCTGACTGCAACGAGTAATTCTTGGTTCTTTTGTTGCAATTCAATGATAGATGCAAACCCAACAAGTCGTTCGGTAATAAGTTCGTCTGTATCAGACTCAGCTCTTGATTCCTTATTACCACTCTTTGTCAAGATGATGTCGatcgtcttcttttcctcagTGGTCAATGGATTTTCGTTACCGTCTCTTACTTTGGAGTGTATAAGATAGTAGCATAACTGTCTGCCGAGATCCTTCGACAACTGTTTCAATGACTGCATCTCAGACTCGTAGTTGCTCAATCTGATTCTAAGTCTATTGGTTTCCTTGTCAGCGTCGAGCTTATCCAACCGGATAGATTCGAGCTTGCCAAGCATATCTTTGAGAGACTGCTCGTAGAACTGAATTTGATTTCTGTAAGATGCAATTGCGGGTTTCTTTGACTCAAGTTCAGACACAAAATGCTGTAGTTGAGCAGcaagtttttctttttgagacTTCGCAAGAATaagctccttcttcataTGATTGAATTCCGTGTAAAGAGCAGAGAGAGAAATTCCCTGCGGTTTATTTTGCATAATCATCTCTGCAGAGGGACCTAACTTTGGAAGCTCCGTCTCCTTATGTAGCTCTGAATCTAATGCTTCCTCCGTTCTTCGGAGCTTTTCCTCGAGCAAGGCGATCTTATCATCTTTATCGTAgatctctttctccaactttgAAATTGATTCAGCTGTTGATGACTTGAGGTCCTCGCCATAAGCCTCTAAAGTTTGAATTCTTCCagctttttccttcaactgAACCTTAAGAAGCTCTACCAACTCTTCTTTGTCTGCGATCTCTTTGGTGAATTTTGACCTCTGGATTTCAAATTTGTTCTCGAGATGGGAAGCCTTGTCAGACTGTTCCTGGAGTTTTCTTTCGGCTTCTTTGAGCTGCGCCTGGAGTGACTCCTTGAGAGAGGACAAGGTTtctgtttttgaagaaagtgagcTCAATTCGTTGGCATCCCTTAACGTATCGGTGTCATactttttgagaagattggtATATCTGTCTTGGAGGTCTTTCAATTCATTTTCGTACCACTCTTTTTGGTTCCTTGTGTATGTGAGCTCATTCTGAGCTTTATTCGACTCAAGCTTGAAGCTGAACTTTTCATTGACAGCCTCACTAAGTTCTTTATTAAGCTCACTGAGCTTCTGGCTCAATTCTAGGTTGGATTTCATGGCTTTATCAAAATCCTCATTGAGTCGAAGATCCTCCAATTCTCTCGATTTTGAGATTTCATTGATCTTATTCTCCAAGTTTCTATTTTTTAATTCAGACTGATAGATCTTGTCGGATAGCTCAGTATTCTCGTTGCGCACTGTTGTGAgtgtttctttgaaagTCACTAATTCGTCGTATTGGACTTCATTCTCAAGGGTAATATTGGCGTTCGTCTCGGTGAGTTTCTCgatctttttttggagagtttctaactttttttgttgaacttgactAAACTGCTCCTGGTTTagtttgaagaatgatAATTCAGACTGAAGACCGTGATACTGTTGAGTCTTATTAACAAGTTTAGAAATAACAACAGATGGTAATTGCCCAAGTGATTCTAGGTCTAAGCCAAGGAATGATGATACTGACTCTAGATCGGAGTGTAGCTTTGAACTTGCCTGCGTATCCGAATAGTTGTCATTGTTATTCGATTCCAATACCGCCGATGCGAATGTGTCATTAGCAGTATTATCGAGTACGTCCTCTTGTTCCGCAAGCTCGGCTAGGTTCGTTGATCTTTGTTCAATAACAGGAGAGCTTCGCACAGCAGCATCGGGATCCTTAGCCACATCAAACGACTTTGGCGTCGAGATGGGCTCGATGTCCTTGAGAGCTGGTAGGGTTTTCAGAGGCGTGGTGAAGTTCTGAGCAGAGCTAGGGGGGTTCATTGTTACCGAAGTGTTCGGGTCTTGTGGCTCTCCTTCTATGTAAGCGGCTTCCACCTCCTCACGCTCTTGAGTTTTTTGAGGTTGCTCTCCTGCCTCTGGCTCCTCAATTTCTGTGGGCTGGTCAATGGTAACTTCGGGAAGATTTGGGGCTGCATTGGACACATCCTCGACTTGAATGTCTGACTTGGAGGTCTCATCAGGCGCTGTCTCAGACTGAACAGATATTATCTCTGGGCTAGCAGACTCTTTCGAGGATGATGGGGCTTCCGATTGAGGTTGCTCTATAGTGGTTGTCTCTTGTGTTTGGTCTTTTGGTGATTCGTCTTGATGTGCCTCGTTTCTTGCATTAGACTCCTCTGCAGCTTGAGCTTCAGGGAGATTTTGCTGTTCTCCTGCGTCATTCATCTCCACGTCCTGGACAGGTGCATGCTCTTTATCCGTTCCTTCCTGACTATCACTCATGCCGAGGAATTATTTGCAGAGAATCCCTTCAATTCGTCGACACTTAGCTAATGTAACCTCCTGTGCGTTGCTGGCTAACTACATGAGATGGTgacacccgtgcaccagTCACCCCCAGGTATTGATCGTGGTTGTTTTTCGGCTAATAAATATTACTTGATCTTGATAAGCTTCATGAGAACGATTATGAAAACAACAACGTTTAGGTGTACCTATGGAGCTCAATATTGTAGCTTTGCTCTCGAGAGATGTTGGAGGCTACTTGATTATTCTGAGATTCTGCGACGCTAAAAGACCAAGACGCTGAGTCAATTTTGGGCTTCTGCTTggtgaaaaagaggaagatttTCAGTCTCATTATTCATTTTAAAGAATGGTCAGACAATTTTTCGGCATTTGGTTCACTGATTACGAGTACGTATgactggctgcgaaagtgATGCTACTGTCCCCAGATTATGTGAGGTACAGCCAAGGTACGAAAATTCGAGCAGCGACAAGCAACATGATAGCAAAGTTTCTTATAAGATCTCTAATCCGGGCCCTTTAAATTCCTTGATACCGTGAGTCATTAAGACGCTCCGATAACAAGGAAAGATTTTGGTTATAAAAACATCAAGTAGGAAGAAGCTCTCTAGTTATTCTGCCTGCTTCTTGCTATAATCGCGGTATCGATAGCTGTGCTTAGGGCTTAAGCCCTTGATGAAACTTCTCCACGTGATCAAACAATGATGCTTAACTATGGAGCCTCTTGCCCCCCAAACCTTTGCACCACACGCGAAATTTTTTCCTACAGTATCGACAAAAAACTTCCATTTCTTCCCTTCCTCTCCTCCATACTCATCAGTTAGCCATGATTGAACCTTCGTTGAAAGCCTTGGCTTCCAAGTACAACTGCGAAAAGTCTATTTGTCGTAAGTGCTACGCCAGATTGCCTCCAAGAGCTACCAACtgcagaaagagaaagtgtGGTCACACCAACCAGTTGagaccaaagaagaagttgaaataAACGGACAGCCCCCTTCACACTTTTCATTCCAGCAATTTTACGACGCTTGCTCTTGTATATTTACATACTTTGCTCGAGTCTCGTTTTCGCTGGTTTGTTTAGCTCTTAATACACAAATATAACGATCTGGAAAGTTTCCCTGTAGATTGACCGGGGACGATAGGGGAAGAACGCTGAGCATGAATGGGTGAAAGAGCAATGAGAAAGCAATGAATAAAAGAATGATGTATGGTGAAGCAAAGTGAAATGAGGTTTACTATAGAATGACTTCCCATGATTCTACAAGATCGCATACGCGGGGTATTCTGAAGATCCATTACAACTATTCTCGCTGACGTGAACAGAAGCTTACTTATCAACCCATTCGCTTTCTCCCTTTGCGTACACCTCCTTATGTGGAAGTGACCCCAAATCAGCGATTCCCTTTCGTCTGCCCACGTACTTCGTAGACCTGTAAGTTTGGACACACGATTTGGGCTCGTCCCAAATCgttttattcttttttctttcgaAGCAACGAGAAAACCTGTTCCTGACTCCGCTAAGCACGCAAGTCCTTCAAATAGTTTTCGGTAATAAGTTTACTAAGGGCATGATAACTGCATTTGAAAAGTTACATGATCCTTTTATGTTTGAATGAATCTCATTTTTAGATTGGCTGGGAACAGGATCAGCATGAGTGAGATCCATAGTAAGTCATTGCGGACCAAATCGAAAGCATCCAGGAATTGACCTTGTACTCTATACTTGAGTAATTCTTTACAATCATACTTTTGTCCTTTACAATCAAAGTTTTGTCCACTACATAATTTATGAAAAGGAATTTTTGTCACCGTGATGATTGTCGTGTTACATTAATCCCAGCAATTACATTTCACTAGAAACTTTGCGAAATACAAAACGTTACCAAAAAACGTAGAGCACTACATCAATTCGAAATGATAATAAGACCGGTCTAATCAACCTTGATCGAAAATAATAGTTCTTAATATACCGAaacattctttttttaGACATACCAAGTCCCAAGTTTGAAATTAAGCCCATTCCCTGGCCTCATCTATCGTGTCACtccattttgcacccactATGGCAATATTGCCGCGAGCTCCGCAGGTACGACTTTGCAAATGGCTGATCCACACCACCACTTGACCACAATATACCTCAATCATCGAAAGGCTAGATTCaaaaaaacgaaaagaTTACGCATATAGTTCTGAATCGTGACTTTTCATATTGTTGCCGTCGTCGGGCCTCCGGCCTCCTATCTATCACGGGTCGTGCCACGCCCACGATAAACCGCCTCACAAAATTCCAGCGAGCATGTTTCACTCCTTGATCTATTACTAGAGCgcattttttgaaacaaaTTTCGTCTTAGTACACGGGAAAGTTGCTTTACTCTGGATACCCAGCTCCATAGAATCGAACTGAAATCGTGAcctttatttttttatataCACCATTTGTATTGCATCCCCGCTAAGTCGGCCATATTCACATACATCTCGTAACAGGCAGGCTCCTCCTATACGTTTTGTAATCAGCACACGCCACTTGAATATCCCACGCACCACTCACCACTCAGGGCCGATCCACCATATTGACCGAATCAACCAATTTGACAGTGAATTATCAGTCTGTTTCGTTCATCGGCATTCCTTTCGCGGCAACCCTATTCCATACATAGTATCACCCAACCTGACCCTTCCCCTTACATAAGCTTTTGTTCATGAATACTCCCGCAGGTTCTGGGTTTCCGCATGATCTGAAAGCGGCATCGTCGCCCCATCAGGAGTCAGCGATTCTTGATTCCAATTCCCAGAATCACCAAGGCTATCTAAATGTGTATGGCAACTCCATGAATTCAGCTCAGCAGAAACGTCAGAATAGCGTATCGGCATACATGAACAATCCGTCAAGTAAAAGAACACCAAACCCACTACAGATGCAGCTTTCCATGCAAAGCAATGTTCCGGGTGCCAGCCAACTAGGAGCCAACAGCTCCAGTTCTCCTTCCGGCCGCTTTGTCCCTTCTGCTCAACGCGGAAAGTATCGAAAATCTGTGCAGTTTCCAACTCTGCAACCTCAAATTCAACtacagcaacaacagcagaACCAACAGCCGTATGGGCCCCAGTTGATAAAAACCCCTACCCCTTCAAATTACGACGTACCATCGAGCCCCAACGTGACGCATTCAACCGCCCAGAACAACTCAGATCTGTCAGGCTCGAGTCCTATGGTCGATCTGATGACCCCTGGTAACGCTACTCAGAATAAAGAATCATCCACCGTATCTGTCAAAAATACGTCCATGCCTCTACAACAGCAACCTTCCGTTCAATCCGAGGCGCTGAGTGCTCTGCAACAAAGAGTCATGACGGATGAGGAACAACAGCTAGCGgcgaagttgaaggaaacaTACAAGAATATTGTTAGTTTCGAGGAAATTGTTCAAAAGTCCATCGTCGAACTCACTCATAAGATCAATCAATCAAGCAATTTCTACTCCCCATACTCCACTTCCATGTATGTTCCTCA
This window encodes:
- the MLP1 gene encoding Mlp1p produces the protein MSDSQEGTDKEHAPVQDVEMNDAGEQQNLPEAQAAEESNARNEAHQDESPKDQTQETTTIEQPQSEAPSSSKESASPEIISVQSETAPDETSKSDIQVEDVSNAAPNLPEVTIDQPTEIEEPEAGEQPQKTQEREEVEAAYIEGEPQDPNTSVTMNPPSSAQNFTTPSKTLPALKDIEPISTPKSFDVAKDPDAAVRSSPVIEQRSTNLAELAEQEDVLDNTANDTFASAVLESNNNDNYSDTQASSKLHSDLESVSSFLGLDLESLGQLPSVVISKLVNKTQQYHGLQSELSFFKLNQEQFSQVQQKKLETLQKKIEKLTETNANITLENEVQYDELVTFKETLTTVRNENTELSDKIYQSELKNRNLENKINEISKSRELEDLRLNEDFDKAMKSNLELSQKLSELNKELSEAVNEKFSFKLESNKAQNELTYTRNQKEWYENELKDLQDRYTNLLKKYDTDTLRDANELSSLSSKTETLSSLKESLQAQLKEAERKLQEQSDKASHLENKFEIQRSKFTKEIADKEELVELLKVQLKEKAGRIQTLEAYGEDLKSSTAESISKLEKEIYDKDDKIALLEEKLRRTEEALDSELHKETELPKLGPSAEMIMQNKPQGISLSALYTEFNHMKKELILAKSQKEKLAAQLQHFVSELESKKPAIASYRNQIQFYEQSLKDMLGKLESIRLDKLDADKETNRLRIRLSNYESEMQSLKQLSKDLGRQLCYYLIHSKVRDGNENPLTTEEKKTIDIILTKSGNKESRAESDTDELITERLVGFASIIELQQKNQELLVAVRSLGKQLEAKEEENEGLESAAVEEAREAILTLQGELDSVNIRLEAVTKERDLIKSLNGSSPAGGSENGTVEVKLLTEANSELKSNIKEHEQNLKTLQSESSEKIKSLMDRLASANASYEEMQTKLSSAKHDAAIVENRFEHVKKLLDISNRELQNTSREVAFWKEQTSKHESILVTKSNEFRDLEKNYAEIKASAESLKAEKEVWGSMQKNLREEIEQLKRDKDQLNSFVSNLQSLFKEREQSSIELSRRLSESIENYHTLQQKLNEKDERIEILASQSEMALKAQNIKLEQVNEISERLAQARQKISDKESLITTLREQLANASKNRVSRSLELNSTSDSGPSNPDYDDLKLELKQAEAQVTEFSNIAKAAEDALVKATESFDSYKASADEKIETAEREKQSLSDEIASQKKEIDSLQKQLHDNQNEFLNAEQELKSKLHEFSLKASSYDDLKNEYQEKFSSLTDDLKSQTEMYDALDKKFQDKFAEVETLNEELVNQKDLNSSLHARVEELTTKLEESAKKMSSKESLVSEEHVKTLEELQQTKAKLNDLQYQFDLTLKQIELSKASASGDDDTTENWKEVLNYLRREKDVADSKANSLKEENQRLEGQIDIINSELVSVRSQLNRLSGTKVQLEETSKEHERLLEQLEQLNILRESNVTLRNENKRAVETIGGLRKEIETLRSSASAAQPTTNATNDETASALEQEVRLLKEENDRLKNRLENNEEVKSLLAKFEALKNEFRTKLINHRDKNRELEKELNELKGIHEMTTKQLAELQSQQGSATNVGSLKEQLNKAEAAKAEADKEFETEIHKLKEQHENEKAKLRSQLQSQFDSRLANELSKAKSSISTNNVSEEAIRERVEKESKAKVEEVTKELTKKYDKDLNAKVERRVQERIAAEGSNQDSEKVRQQLTAQYEARIKQLNDEFEKRLDAERKKIEASVETKYEFKLRVLNRKVEKLEGSEGGTDGADKSANMQGSGRSTPIASGPHGEQTLNVIQPGPRNGAQQGQTQSVTQTQANQGQQKPPFHNQGNTYTRKRTFPPNTGNTYKRSKEDKEEKE